GGATGAGGATGATCAGGGAGTCCACGGCCTAGCTCCCGGGCTTCTTCTCGCCGTCGGTCTTCTCGTCGCCGGCGATGGAGTCGCGCATGGCCGTGTCGCTCTGGATGTTCTTCATCCGGTAGTAGTCCATGATGCCCAGATTGCCGCTGCGGAAGGCATCGGCCATCGCGCGCGGCACCTCGGCCTCGGCCTCGACCACGCGGGCGCGCATGTCGACCACCTTCGCCCGCATCTCCTGCTCGGCGGCGACGGCCATCGCGCGGCGCTCCTCGGCCTTGGCCTGGGCGATGCGCTTGTCCGCCTCGGCCTGGTCCGTCTGCAGCTGGGCGCCGATGTTCTTGCCCACGTCCACGTCCGCGATGTCGATGGAGAGGATCTCGAAGGCGGTGCCGGAGTCCAGGCCCTTCGCGAGCACGGTCTTGGAGATGTTGTCCGGGTTCTCGAGCACGGCCTTGTGGCTCTCCGAGGAGCCGATTGTCGAGACGATGCCCTCGCCGACGCGCGCGAGGATCGTCTCCTCGCCCGCGCCGCCGACGAGGCGGTCGATGTTCGCGCGCACGGTGACGCGGGCGATGGCGATGAGCTGGATGCCGTCCTTGGCCATCGCCGCCACGTTCGGCGTCGTGATCACCTTCGGGTTGACGCTCACCTGCACGGCCTCGAGCACGTTGCGGCCGGCGAGGTCGATCGCCGTCGCCCGCTTGAAGCCGAGCTCGATGTTCGCCTTGTCGGCGCTGATCAGCGCATTGACCACGCCGGTCACGTTGCCGCCTGCGAGGTAGTGGCTCTCCAGGTCGTTGACCTTGAGGTCGAGGCCGGCCTTCGTCGCCGCGATGAGGGGCCGGATGATCGCCGGCGGGCTCACCTTGCGCAGGCGCATGCCGACCAGCGTGAAGAGGTTCACGCGCACCCCGCTGAAGAAGGCCGTGATCCACAGCCCGACGGGGATGAAGTAGGTGAACATGATCAAGCCGATGACGATGATGGCGACGATCAGGAAGAGCAGCAGCTCCGTCGCGATCGCCAAGAGGGGGAGAAGCATGGCACTCCTTTGCTGAAGGTGCGGGCGAGCCTAGGCCTCGCCCGATTCCGCGAGTTCAACGACGATGCGGTTGGCCTTGATCTCGATCACGGTGACCAAGGCGCCGCGGGCGATGTAGTCGCCCGAGCTGATGACGTCCAGGCGCCGCCCCTC
This genomic interval from bacterium contains the following:
- a CDS encoding UPF0365 family protein codes for the protein MLLPLLAIATELLLFLIVAIIVIGLIMFTYFIPVGLWITAFFSGVRVNLFTLVGMRLRKVSPPAIIRPLIAATKAGLDLKVNDLESHYLAGGNVTGVVNALISADKANIELGFKRATAIDLAGRNVLEAVQVSVNPKVITTPNVAAMAKDGIQLIAIARVTVRANIDRLVGGAGEETILARVGEGIVSTIGSSESHKAVLENPDNISKTVLAKGLDSGTAFEILSIDIADVDVGKNIGAQLQTDQAEADKRIAQAKAEERRAMAVAAEQEMRAKVVDMRARVVEAEAEVPRAMADAFRSGNLGIMDYYRMKNIQSDTAMRDSIAGDEKTDGEKKPGS